Below is a genomic region from Microbacterium sp. LWO12-1.2.
CGAGAGTGTGTGCCACCGGCGATTGTGATAAACGAGCGGCACGGGCTCCTTGTCGACATCGTCGCCATGCTTCTTGGACTCGATCGCCTCGACGAGGATCAGGGTCGAGCCGTTCGCATCCACACGCTGCACGACCCGGCCGCGCAGCCAGTGCGCCCCCGGATAGTACGGCTCACCGGTGGGGAGCCGTCCCCACTCGACGTCCGGGCCGAATCGGTCGACACCGCGCTGCGCCCCCAGCTTGGCCAGCGCGACCTGATCCGCGGCGAGCATGTGCACGACGACCGTCTCAGCTTTGAGGATCGTCGGCGTGCTCGACGAGAGGGCCGACGCGGAAAACACGAGAGTCGGCGGATCGATGGACACGGACGCGACAGAGCTGACGGTCATCGCGACCGGCCCGTCGCCGGCGTCGGCGGTGACGATCGCGACGCCGGCCGGATGCGACCGGAAGGCGAAGCGGAAGTCGTCGGCGGAGATGGCGGAAGGCGTCTCAGTCATGGTCATTTTCATACCGTTCACTTGGTTGGTTTCGAAGTCGGGTACAGATGGGGACTCATACGACGGGCAAGACGAAACGGGCATCGCCTTCACGGCCCACCATGACCCTGCCCAGAGCCTCGTAGCCGCTCGCAGAGAGGGTGTGCCCGTGTCGGGCCGCCGCTGCCTGGTCGCGCCAGATCCGCTGAAGAACCGACGAATCGGCGAACCCTGCGGAACCGTGCGCCGTCACGAGGTCGCTGATGAGCTGAGTGATCGTATCGATGACCCAGCCCGCCTTCGCGCGCAGGGCGATCCGGTCGGCATACGGCGCATAGTCTCCCCGCTCTGCCGTGCGGTAGATCTCGTCGGCGACCTGTTCTGCCAGCGCTTCGGCCGCGGCAAGCTGCACGGCGGCCTTCGCGAGCGTGTACTGGAAGATCGTGGAATCCGCCTGACGGTCATACCCCGTGAAGGCGATCGACTTCGTTTCCGCCGCCGCTACGACGAAGTCCAATGCCGCGCGTCCCATTCCGAGGTGTGGCCCCACCAGGTTCATGAAGAGAGAGGGCACGAACATCGTCCGGTACGAGGTCCCGTGGTTGCTGCTGATGTACTCGCCCTCGATCGCGGCAGTCAACCGGAAGATGCGATGACTCGGCACGAAGACATCGGTCGCGAGCTGAGTCACGCTCGCGGTCGACTTCATTCCGGCGACGAACCAGTCATCTTCGAACGTGAGGTCCTCGCGCGGGATCAACGCGACACCGGCGTCGACGATCT
It encodes:
- a CDS encoding flavin reductase family protein, giving the protein MTETPSAISADDFRFAFRSHPAGVAIVTADAGDGPVAMTVSSVASVSIDPPTLVFSASALSSSTPTILKAETVVVHMLAADQVALAKLGAQRGVDRFGPDVEWGRLPTGEPYYPGAHWLRGRVVQRVDANGSTLILVEAIESKKHGDDVDKEPVPLVYHNRRWHTLSDRSSLPASSVPFCVVYGRDE
- a CDS encoding acyl-CoA dehydrogenase family protein, whose translation is MSDTLVRPSTADIVDQVTRLRPELAEGGREGDLSRRVPERVFEAVRATGAFNVSAPEKFGGLAASTRDVQAVTSAIGAGDGSLAWMAGIYNTGAWVLSLMSDQAQEDVWGERGKVGALVSIVLATTSEAVAVDGGFRITGRWTYGTGSREADWSLLGVPLKNGAGEIVDAGVALIPREDLTFEDDWFVAGMKSTASVTQLATDVFVPSHRIFRLTAAIEGEYISSNHGTSYRTMFVPSLFMNLVGPHLGMGRAALDFVVAAAETKSIAFTGYDRQADSTIFQYTLAKAAVQLAAAEALAEQVADEIYRTAERGDYAPYADRIALRAKAGWVIDTITQLISDLVTAHGSAGFADSSVLQRIWRDQAAAARHGHTLSASGYEALGRVMVGREGDARFVLPVV